A region of the Serinicoccus profundi genome:
GTCGTCCACCATGAAGTAGACGTTCCAGTAGCTCGACACCTGCTCCGGGACCTCCGGCGGCATCGTCATGAGGCCGCCGAGCCCGCCCTCGTCGCCACCCCTGATGACGCGATAGCTGCCGTAGGGCATCTCCATGTCGTCGTAGTCCCAGCCGAAGACGGTGGAGTAGAACGCCGAGACCGTGTCGAGGTCGCGCGTCAGCAGCTCGTTCCAGCCCAGGTGTTGGTCTCGTTGCACACGTCTGCTCCCTGGTGGCTCCCCGCCTGCCACAGGCTGATCGCGGCGCCGCCGGGATCGCCGACGATGGCCATCCGGCCGGCGTCCATGACGTCCATGGTCGGCATGAGCACGCTCCCACCGGCCTGCTCGACCGTGGCGACGGTGGCGTCGAGGTCCTCGGTGGCGACATAGGTGCTCCAGACGGGAGGCATACCGGCCTCGGCCATCTCCGGCGGCTGACCGCTCATCCCCGCCACGACCTGACCCTCGCGCAGGAAGTTGGTGTAGATCCGGGTGCCGTCCTCGCCGTGGCTGTCCTGCGCCGTCCAGTCGAAGAGCGAGGTGTAGAACCCCGTCGCGGCGTCGACGTCCGCGGTCATGAGGTCGATCCAGCAGGGGGTGCCTGCGGCGTAGCTGTCACGGGTGGACATGGGGGCTCCTTCGCCTCGTCTGCTCCGGCGGAGCTGGACACCACCGAACCTAGGGCCGCCCACCGACACACGTCCACCGGTCCGCGGCTACCGTGACCTGGTGACCTCCCCCGCACCCGAGTCCGCAGCGCAGACCGGGGCGACGGCATACCCCCGCCGCGCGACGTTGCTGGTCACGAGCACCCTCGCCGCGCTGGCGATGATCGGGCCGTTCACGATCGACACGATCTTCCCCGGCTTCGAGGCCATCGG
Encoded here:
- a CDS encoding VOC family protein, with the protein product MSTRDSYAAGTPCWIDLMTADVDAATGFYTSLFDWTAQDSHGEDGTRIYTNFLREGQVVAGMSGQPPEMAEAGMPPVWSTYVATEDLDATVATVEQAGGSVLMPTMDVMDAGRMAIVGDPGGAAISLWQAGSHQGADVCNETNTWAGTSC
- a CDS encoding VOC family protein, which gives rise to MQRDQHLGWNELLTRDLDTVSAFYSTVFGWDYDDMEMPYGSYRVIRGGDEGGLGGLMTMPPEVPEQVSSYWNVYFMVDDLEAMLGRVTDLGGQVVHGPDDMAGVGRIATVADPQGGTFLLLEPASQG